The Paralichthys olivaceus isolate ysfri-2021 chromosome 9, ASM2471397v2, whole genome shotgun sequence genome contains a region encoding:
- the foxo4 gene encoding forkhead box protein O4 has product MEQSSVPPIDPDFEPQSRPRSCTWPLPRPDISVVKPEGADGTESAAGTPPADEDKPEPQQITNEPEKAAAAAEGGVVAGVGGAGATPRKGSSRRNAWGNQSYADLISQAIENSPEKRLTLAQIYEWMVKTVPYFRDKGDSNSSAGWKNSIRHNLSLHNKFLRVHNESTGKSSWWMLNPEGGKTGKAPRRRAASMDNSSKLLKSRMRAKQTKKQAGAAGAGGALQGDGATGSGGADSPNSSQQFPKWGVNSSSPSSRGSLDDADMWTTFRPRTSSNASTLSGRLSPIAPGQEDDDNLPEDGLLGRYAARSLTPTLTETLMEELDLIDGLTLMTGQQGGASPSTAPPAPPTPLPSASTLLPRGSSFSSFHQLQPSSLPQAPTHTGTQASISQCGPNSKEQTTFSNSLFNPISSSVSRSSSHYSTHVPSSLEALLTSDSPPPSDVMMTQVDPLMPSPGGVGLMRPKPNQLLLGKGLELNTVAPMALQAQMQPQQRHLHQQQQQQQQQQQQQQQQQQQHQQQQQHQHHSQMGLGMILSGMAQDPSQLSTLKAQHAALPGLGSLHGWPSVSLQAMGQFGAPSCFPTGQDRLPTDLDIDMFTENLDCDVDYIINSDLMDGDGIDFNFDPMLPGGQGYAGPATTQGSAHNRVPS; this is encoded by the exons ATGGAGCAGTCGTCGGTGCCCCCGATTGACCCAGATTTTGAGCCGCAGAGCAGACCCCGCTCGTGCACGTGGCCTCTGCCGAGGCCCGACATCTCGGTTGTCAAACCGGAGGGCGCGGACGGCACCGAGTCCGCCGCCGGCACCCCGCCCGCCGACGAGGACAAGCCGGAGCCGCAGCAAATCACGAACGAGCCCGAGAAGGCTGCGGCGGCGGCCGAGGGCGGGGTCGTGGCCGGCGTGGGCGGAGCCGGCGCGACGCCACGCAAAGGATCGTCCCGGCGCAACGCGTGGGGGAACCAGAGCTACGCAGACCTCATCAGCCAGGCCATCGAGAACTCCCCGGAGAAGAGGCTGACCCTGGCTCAGATCTACGAGTGGATGGTGAAAACTGTACCTTACTTCAGGGACAAAGGAGACAGCAACAGCTCAGCCGGCTggaag AATTCCATCCGCCACAACCTATCACTCCACAACAAGTTCTTGAGGGTACACAATGAATCCACAGGAAAGAGCTCCTGGTGGATGCTCAACCCAGAAGGAGGGAAGACCGGGAAAGCTCCTCGACGCCGAGCCGCCTCCATGGACAACAGCAGCAAACTGTTGAAGAGTCGGATGAGGGCCAAGCAGACCAAGAAGCAGGCGGGAGCAGCCGGCGCTGGAGGGGCACTGCAAGGTGACGGTGCTACAGGGTCAGGGGGTGCAGACAGCCCTAACTCGTCCCAGCAGTTTCCCAAATGGGGGGTCAACAGCAGTAGCCCCTCGTCCCGTGGCAGCCTGGACGACGCTGACATGTGGACCACCTTCCGTCCACGCACAAGCTCTAATGCCAGCACCCTGAGCGGTCGTCTGTCCCCCATCGCTCCTGGACAAGAGGACGATGACAACCTGCCTGAGGACGGACTGCTGGGAAGATACGCTGCCAGGAGCTTGACCCCCACCCTCACCGAGACCCTCATGGAGGAGTTGGATCTGATCGATGGCCTCACATTGATGACCGGGCAGCAGGGAGGGGCTAGTCCCAGCACAGCCCCACCGGCACCTCCCACTCCGCTGCCCTCCGCCTCCACCCTGCTACCCCGAggctccagcttctcctccttccatcaGCTGCAACCATCCAGCCTCCCGCAGGCCCCCACCCACACTGGGACCCAGGCCTCCATCTCTCAGTGCGGACCCAACAGCAAAGAGCAGACGACCTTCAGCAACTCCCTCTTCAACCCCATCTCCAGCTCCGTCTCTCGTAGTAGCAGCCACTACAGCACCCACGTGCCCTCCAGTCTGGAAGCCCTGCTCACCTCTGACTCCCCCCCTCCGAGTGATGTCATGATGACCCAGGTGGACCCCCTCATGCCCAGTCCTGGAGGAGTGGGCCTGATGAGGCCCAAACCCAATCAGTTGCTGTTGGGAAAGGGGCTGGAGCTGAACACTGTGGCCCCCATGGCGCTTCAGGCTCAGATGCAGCCTCAGCAGCGTCACCTtcaccaacagcagcagcagcagcaacagcaacagcagcagcagcagcaacagcagcagcagcatcaacagcaacagcaacaccAGCATCACTCTCAGATGGGGTTGGGGATGATCCTCTCAGGTATGGCTCAAGACCCGTCACAGCTCTCCACTCTTAAGGCCCAGCACGCAGCATTGCCAGGGTTGGGCTCTCTTCATGGATGGCCCAGCGTCAGTCTGCAGGCGATGGGTCAGTTTGGAGCTCCGTCCTGTTTCCCCACCGGTCAGGACCGGCTGCCCACAGACTTGGACATAGACATGTTCACGGAAAATCTGGATTGCGACGTGGACTACATCATCAACAGTGACCTCATGGACGGAGACGGCATTGATTTCAACTTTGACCCCATGCTGCCTGGAGGCCAAGGCTACGCAGGGCCGGCCACCACACAGGGCTCCGCTCACAACCGGGTCCCCAGCTAA
- the ubl3b gene encoding ubiquitin-like protein 3b isoform X1 — translation MPVSSQPSEGHLMSEEVHLRLILVSGKTQDFTFSPNDSATDIAKHVFDNWPAGWEEERVSSPSILRLIFQGRFLHGNVTLGALKLPPGRTTVMHLVARETLPEPNSHGQRNREKTTESNCCLLL, via the exons ATGCCTGTCTCTTCACAGCCTTCTGAAGGTCACCTCATGTCTGAGGAG GTGCACCTCCGCCTTATCCTGGTCAGCGGCAAAACGCAAGACTTCACTTTCTCCCCAAATGATTCTGCCACAGACATCGCCAAACACGTATTTGACAACTGGCCTGCAG gatgggaggaggagagggtgagcagCCCCAGTATACTACGCCTCATCTTCCAGGGACGCTTCCTTCATGGCAACGTTACCCTGGGAG CTCTAAAATTGCCACCGGGCCGAACGACTGTCATGCATTTGGTTGCCAGGGAGACTCTTCCAGAGCCCAACTCTCATG GTCAAAGGAACCGAGAAAAAACTACAGAGAGCAACTGCTGCCTCCTCTTGTAA
- the ubl3b gene encoding ubiquitin-like protein 3b isoform X2, translating to MSTQRDLDMVHLRLILVSGKTQDFTFSPNDSATDIAKHVFDNWPAGWEEERVSSPSILRLIFQGRFLHGNVTLGALKLPPGRTTVMHLVARETLPEPNSHGQRNREKTTESNCCLLL from the exons ATGAGCACCCAGAGGGATCTTGATATG GTGCACCTCCGCCTTATCCTGGTCAGCGGCAAAACGCAAGACTTCACTTTCTCCCCAAATGATTCTGCCACAGACATCGCCAAACACGTATTTGACAACTGGCCTGCAG gatgggaggaggagagggtgagcagCCCCAGTATACTACGCCTCATCTTCCAGGGACGCTTCCTTCATGGCAACGTTACCCTGGGAG CTCTAAAATTGCCACCGGGCCGAACGACTGTCATGCATTTGGTTGCCAGGGAGACTCTTCCAGAGCCCAACTCTCATG GTCAAAGGAACCGAGAAAAAACTACAGAGAGCAACTGCTGCCTCCTCTTGTAA
- the sesn4 gene encoding sestrin-3 — MIICTSKMERTQFPLRSQCQRVQKQAAVNGEKERVSLLFMKALVSRGSVDAVFQQMASHPQYLESFLRTQHYILHMDGPLPLPYRHYIAIMAAARHHCNYLVYLHSAQFLRVGGDPLWLQGLEAAPPRLRLLAHINKVLAHQPWLTACSHIQTLLKSGEQCWSLAELVQAVVILAHCHALCSFVFGCDTDSDFVPCSKSPNGTPPTFCPFDAANGNTNVPQSLATPSEHITRRRSLDSSCDMACLKERIQKSQEEREKREERLLQTQTLQQTDMEEEEEIICFADPSRFITDPNFCYEEFARREEDHFQVFRVQDYSWEDHGFSLVNRLYSDIGHLLDDRFRSVTTLPSLHSSDLKRAIWNYIHCVLGIRYDDYDYGEVNQLLERDLKLYIKAVACFPDATKTPVCPLSWALLKTSERIHVNLLIMEARLQAELLYALRAITQYMIA; from the exons TTCATGAAGGCTCTGGTCAGCAGGGGGAGCGTGGATGCCGTCTTCCAGCAGATGGCCTCTCACCCTCAGTACTTGGAGAGCTTCCTGCGCACACAGCACTACATCCTGCACATGGACGGCCCTCTGCCGCTGCCATACCGCCATTACATCGCCATCATG GCTGCTGCACGGCATCACTGCAACTACCTGGTGTACCTGCACTCAGCTCAGTTTCTGAGGGTAGGCGGGGACCCTCTGTGGTTGCAGGGTTTGGAGGCAGCACCACCTCGCCTTCGCCTCCTCGCTCACATCAACAAGGTGCTGGCCCACCAACCCTGGCTCACTGCCTGCTCACATATTCAG ACCCTGCTGAAGTCGGGTGAGCAGTGCTGGTCGCTGGCGGAGCTGGTGCAGGCCGTGGTGATCCTGGCCCACTGCCACGCCCTCTGCAGTTTTGTGTTTGGATGCGACACAGACTCAGACTTTGTCCCTTGCTCCAAATCTCCTAACGGTACCCCACCGACCTTCTGCCCCTTTGATGCTGCCAACGGCAACACCAACGTGCCTCAGTCCCTCGCCACTCCCTCCGAACACATAACAAGACGACGG TCTCTGGACTCCAGTTGTGACATGGCTTGTCTAAAAGAGAGGATTCAGAAGTCTCAGGAGGAGcgtgagaagagagaggagcgtCTGCTGCAGACCCAGACGCTCCAACAAACAG AcatggaagaagaggaggagataatATGCTTTGCGGACCCATCGCGATTCATCACAGACCCTAACTTCTGCTACGAGGAGTTTGCTCGTAGAGAGGAGGACCACTTCCAAGTATTCAGAGTTCAG GACTATTCGTGGGAGGACCACGGCTTCTCCTTAGTAAACAGATTGTATTCGGACATCGGGCACCTCTTGGATGACAGATTCAGGAGTGTGACCACTCTCCCCTCGTTGCACAGCTCTGACCTGAAGAGGGCGATCTGGAATTACATCCATTGTGTGTTAGGAATACG CTATGACGATTATGACTACGGTGAAGTGAACCAGCTGCTGGAGCGAGATTTAAAGCTGTACATCAAGGCTGTGGCCTGTTTTCCGGATGCCACCAAAACTCCAGTGTGTCCTCTGAGTTGGGCTCTGCTTAAAACTTCCGAAAGG ATACATGTGAATTTACTAATCATGGAGGCCCGGCTGCAGGCGGAGCTGCTGTACGCCTTGAGAGCCATCACTCAGTACATGATTGCCTAA